A genomic stretch from Solanum stenotomum isolate F172 chromosome 8, ASM1918654v1, whole genome shotgun sequence includes:
- the LOC125873928 gene encoding uncharacterized protein LOC125873928 yields MELADALATISSMIQHPKKSYIDPLELGLKEQLVHCSHVEAEWDGNLWYIDVKKYLEAGEYLEKATSIQKKTIRRMENNFFLNGEVLYKRTPDLALLRCVDATEATKLLEEMHARVTRRSDQSTTPWAQCDEFPLAISSLGHGCFGPIEPAASNVHRFSLVAIDYFTKWVEAASYKAMTKKVVADFGRNNLICHFGVPKSIITDNGANLNSHLMKEISEQFKITHRNSTAYHPQMNGVAEVANKNIKRILRKMIDNYKCWHENLPYALLGYRTTIRTSTGATPYLLVYGTEAVIPAEVEIPSLRIIQEMD; encoded by the exons ATGGAGCTTGCTGATGCCCTCGCAACCATATCATCCATGATACAACACCCAAAAAAGAGTTACATTGACCCACTTGAACTAGGTTTAAAAGAGCAACTAGTACATTGTTCACATGTGGAAGCGGAATGGGATGGAAATCTATGGTATATCGATGTGAAAAAGTACTTAGAAGCTGGTGAATATCTGGAAAAAGCAACAAGTATTCAGAAGAAAACAATTCGAAGAATGGAAAACAACTTCTTTTTGAATGGAGAGGTTCTTTATAAGAGGACACCCGATTTGGCATTACTGAGATGTGTGGATGCTACAGAAGCCACAAAATTGCTTGAAGAAATGCACGCTAGAGT TACACGGAGATCTGATCAAAGTACCACCCCATGGGCTCAATGCGATGAGTTCCCCTTGGCCATTAGTAGCCTAGGGCATGGATGTTTTGGACCGATTGAGCCTGCTGCCTCCAATGTTCATAGGTTCAGTTTGGTGGCCATTGATTACTTCACAAAGTGGGTCGAAGCTGCTTCCTACAAAGCTATGACAAAGAAAGTTGTGGCCGATTTTGGtcgcaacaatttgatatgtcATTTTGGAGTTCCAAAGTCTATCATCACAGACAATGGAGCAAATCTGAATAGTCACTTGATGAAAGAGATATCTGAACAATTCAAAATTACCCACCGCAATTCAACTGCATATCACCCTCAGATGAATGGAGTTGCGGAAGTTGCTAATAAGAACATCAAGAGGATACTGAGAAAGATGATTGACAACTACAAATGTTGGCATGAAAATTTGCCTTATGCTTTGCTAGGCTACCGCACCACAATCCGAACCTCAACTGGAGCAACTCCTTACCTATTGGTATACGGAACAGAAGCAGTGATACCAGCTGAAGTTGAGATACCATCTTTAAGGATTATTCAGGAAATGGATTGA